One window from the genome of Microbulbifer sp. ALW1 encodes:
- the yghU gene encoding glutathione-dependent disulfide-bond oxidoreductase — MSDSSYTPPKVWKWDSESGGQFANINRPIAGPTHDKELPVGKHPMQLYSLATPNGVKASIMLEELLALGHAGAEYDAHLVRITEGDQFSSGFVDINPNSKIPALVDHSTTPPIRVFESGSILLYLAEKFGAFLPHTPEQRTETLNWLFWQMGSAPFLGGGFGHFYAYAPEKYEYPINRYAMEVKRQLDVLDRQLAVHPFIAGREYTIADMAIWPWYGAVVNNDAYDAAEFLDAASYKNVNRWVKEIGDRPAVQLGKMVNRTWGEPSQQLHERHDASDFELRTQDKIGDAAGE; from the coding sequence ATGTCCGACAGCAGCTACACACCACCGAAAGTCTGGAAATGGGACAGTGAAAGCGGGGGCCAGTTTGCCAATATCAACAGACCCATCGCCGGCCCGACCCACGACAAGGAACTGCCCGTGGGCAAGCACCCGATGCAGCTCTACTCTCTGGCGACCCCCAACGGCGTCAAAGCCTCGATTATGCTGGAAGAGCTTCTGGCGCTCGGGCATGCGGGTGCCGAGTACGATGCCCACCTGGTCCGCATTACCGAAGGTGACCAGTTCAGCAGTGGCTTTGTGGATATCAATCCCAACTCCAAAATTCCCGCGTTGGTGGATCACAGCACCACGCCGCCCATTCGCGTGTTCGAATCCGGTTCCATCCTGTTGTACCTGGCGGAAAAATTCGGCGCCTTCCTGCCCCATACCCCGGAGCAGCGCACCGAGACGTTGAACTGGCTTTTCTGGCAAATGGGCTCGGCACCTTTCCTGGGGGGTGGCTTCGGGCATTTTTATGCCTATGCCCCGGAAAAATACGAGTACCCCATTAACCGTTACGCGATGGAAGTAAAGCGCCAGCTGGACGTGCTGGATCGACAACTGGCAGTCCACCCGTTTATTGCGGGCAGGGAATACACCATCGCCGATATGGCCATCTGGCCCTGGTATGGCGCGGTGGTGAATAACGACGCTTATGACGCGGCGGAGTTTCTGGATGCGGCCAGCTACAAGAACGTGAATCGTTGGGTTAAGGAAATTGGCGATCGCCCTGCAGTACAACTTGGCAAGATGGTGAACCGGACCTGGGGCGAGCCGTCACAGCAATTGCACGAGCGGCATGACGCCAGTGATTTTGAGTTGCGTACGCAGGACAAGATTGGCGATGCAGCGGGCGAATAA
- the cynS gene encoding cyanase yields the protein MISNRQQVTDMILVAKVRKDLKWAQVADAIGQSKEWTTAACLGQMTLSKEQAAVVGELFDLSDEAVAWLQIAPYKGSLPTAVPSDPLIYRLYELVNVYGTTIKELIHEEFGDGIMSAIDFSMDIQREEDPKGDRVNMVMSGKFLPYKMY from the coding sequence ATGATCAGTAACCGTCAGCAAGTCACCGACATGATTCTCGTCGCCAAGGTTCGTAAGGACCTGAAGTGGGCGCAAGTGGCCGATGCCATCGGCCAGTCCAAGGAGTGGACCACTGCCGCCTGCCTGGGGCAGATGACGTTGAGCAAAGAGCAGGCCGCCGTGGTTGGCGAACTGTTTGATCTCAGCGACGAGGCGGTGGCCTGGTTGCAGATCGCGCCCTACAAAGGCTCACTGCCCACCGCTGTGCCCAGCGACCCGCTGATCTACCGCCTCTACGAACTGGTGAATGTGTACGGCACCACCATCAAGGAACTGATCCACGAGGAATTCGGCGATGGCATCATGAGCGCCATCGACTTTTCCATGGATATTCAGCGGGAAGAAGATCCCAAGGGTGACCGGGTGAATATGGTGATGTCGGGCAAGTTCCTGCCTTACAAAATGTATTAA
- a CDS encoding GNAT family N-acetyltransferase, with the protein MLNIHVDDLSGNEIAAFLQAHIDDMRATSPPESVHALDLDGLRQPDVTFWSAYLDGALVGCGALKELGPDHGEIKSMRTGAEARGKGIATAVLQHILGEARKRGYTRLSLETGSMDFFKPAHRLYSRHGFELCAPFADYREDPNSLFMRIAL; encoded by the coding sequence ATGTTGAACATTCATGTTGACGATTTGAGCGGTAATGAAATCGCCGCATTCCTGCAGGCGCATATTGATGATATGCGCGCCACATCTCCGCCGGAAAGTGTGCATGCGCTGGATCTGGATGGCCTGCGCCAGCCGGACGTCACCTTCTGGTCTGCCTATCTCGATGGCGCCCTGGTGGGCTGCGGTGCTCTAAAGGAACTGGGCCCGGACCACGGCGAAATCAAATCCATGCGCACCGGTGCCGAGGCGCGAGGAAAGGGAATTGCCACTGCGGTGCTGCAGCATATCCTCGGAGAAGCGCGCAAGCGCGGCTACACCCGCCTGAGCCTGGAAACCGGTTCCATGGATTTTTTCAAACCGGCCCACCGGCTGTACTCTCGCCACGGATTTGAACTGTGTGCGCCTTTCGCAGACTACAGGGAGGACCCAAACAGTCTGTTTATGCGCATTGCGCTTTAA
- a CDS encoding NAD-dependent protein deacetylase — protein MSLSTISSSESSTDNTVAPPGTSAELAAAQLVDFIHRYPRLMVLTGAGVSTDSGIPDYRDHKGEWKRKPPVDHRDFMASAATRQRYWGRALIGWPVIRNSAPNPAHFHLAELERRGHVQLLVTQNVDRLHQRAGSQQVVDLHGRADEIRCMECDYRANRQTVHDRSYDLNPAFRHYTADTAPDGDADLEVDFSGFQVADCPDCRGILKPDVVFFGDNVPKTRVQSALDALQQSDGLLVVGSSLMVYSGFRFCRYAKEWGKPIAALNLGRTRADDLLDLKLSAGIGETLEQLLKSL, from the coding sequence ATGAGCCTGAGCACCATTTCCTCTTCTGAATCCAGCACGGACAACACCGTTGCGCCACCCGGCACTTCTGCCGAGCTGGCCGCCGCGCAGCTGGTGGATTTTATTCACCGCTACCCGCGCCTGATGGTATTGACCGGCGCCGGGGTGAGCACCGATTCCGGTATTCCCGACTACCGCGACCACAAAGGTGAGTGGAAACGCAAACCGCCAGTGGATCACCGGGATTTTATGGCGAGCGCAGCCACGCGCCAGCGCTACTGGGGGCGGGCACTGATCGGCTGGCCGGTGATCCGCAATTCGGCACCGAACCCGGCGCACTTTCACCTGGCGGAACTGGAGCGCCGTGGGCATGTGCAATTGCTGGTGACACAGAATGTGGACCGCTTGCACCAGCGGGCAGGCAGCCAGCAAGTGGTCGACCTGCACGGGCGCGCGGATGAAATTCGCTGTATGGAATGTGATTACCGCGCCAACCGGCAGACGGTGCACGACCGCAGCTACGATCTCAATCCGGCGTTTCGACATTACACCGCAGACACAGCGCCGGACGGGGATGCCGACCTGGAGGTGGATTTCAGCGGTTTTCAGGTGGCGGATTGCCCGGACTGTCGCGGCATTCTGAAACCGGACGTGGTGTTTTTTGGGGACAATGTGCCGAAGACCCGGGTGCAGTCGGCATTGGATGCGCTGCAGCAGAGTGATGGACTGTTGGTGGTGGGCTCGTCACTGATGGTGTATTCGGGGTTTCGCTTCTGTCGCTATGCGAAGGAGTGGGGCAAACCGATTGCAGCGCTGAATCTCGGGCGTACCCGGGCCGATGATTTGCTGGATTTGAAATTGAGTGCGGGGATTGGGGAGACCCTGGAGCAATTACTGAAATCGCTCTAG